The sequence below is a genomic window from Cicer arietinum cultivar CDC Frontier isolate Library 1 chromosome 6, Cicar.CDCFrontier_v2.0, whole genome shotgun sequence.
aataattatgagtTAATTTCTATTAAATTTTCAGATCTTACTTTTGgttcttataaaaatattatcaaattttttactCACATTTTCTACGCAAcatatataactatatataatatttgatatattttttgtttaatttacaTCTACTTATTTTTTAGTAAGCTATACTTCAAGGTGCATATAACAAATTTGTACTTATAACTTACTAATTTGcatcaactaaaaaaatgaatagaTGTAAGTTAACAAGTTAAACTTTAAAGTGAATATAATGAACTTGTAGTTATGAGAGGTTAATTTAAAcccatttttttgttttgaaatagcAACAAATTTTAGAGACATACAACAAAACAAGCTTTATCCCAccaaataagataaatatttgagCACATGGATCAGATAATGTCAcaacattttattatataacattttttttcagctattaatttttaaatttttcttaataatttctcttatagTTTCTTTAAGTTTTCATCGTCAATATcgatttgattattttatatttgatatattctCCTTAGGATATAATCTAAATCGAATTATTGCTATCCACATTCTGTCTCTAATATGGTTGTTATTCCTAATTCAATCTCATATAACCTTTTAGAAACATAAAAGggaaaatttcatttataatttaactactaaattaatttggtgacctagtttatataatttttgtctttaatttgtatgattgttttgaatttttctaatgaataatttaattaattaattattatgacTCCCTATATAGTATGTTCCTGGATCCATCACTTGATTGTTCGTACTATTTTTAACGGACATGATATAGAGCTTCCACGACTTATATATCTTtacaaaatttagataaaaacCAAAGGTTATCATATTTAATATCTAAATTTTTGACGTGGAATTATCATTAGCATAAGTAATTTAGTGAATTGCAACTAGAGCAAGATATCAAAGCAAGAGTGATGAAGCTAGTTTTGAGTCTAATTCATAGATAGTATCATTCATAGATAGTATCATTCAAATATTTCTAATTATATGCATAGAAGATATCTGTACAAACTTATGATATTCAAGCTACTTTAATTTgtgaatcaaatcaaataaaacaaaatcttcaattcaattcaaattaaattaaatttacacCTCATATTTTTCATAGATGTGTTGTTGAACCGATCGGACTTTTAAATGTTGAAGTAACAACATTATAAACTtccacttatttaaaaaaattaatcaaaggATAAAACTTTGTATAGCATTAATTATTAACCTCGAGGATTTACTACAATTTTTTAATGCTATTTATTTAGGTAGCCAAAGGGTTCATACTCCACTATAGTTTATATCTCAAACGATGTGACCCCTTTTCTCCCGGGAGTTTAATTCCAACTTGAAAACGCATATGTGAAACTCTTTATATAAAATGTACATTATCACACTCAAATCAATCTCAAGCCATCGAGTATTTTGTTTTGCAAGATGGCTTCATGTTCAAGGCCATCAAAGGAACTCAAATTGGATAACACAATAGGGTTAGGCCCAAATTGGGTTGAACTTCCAAGAGATTTGACATCAAAGATACTCCATATGCTTAGTGCCGTAGAAATTGTGATTAATGCACGTCAAGTGTGTCCTATGTGGCGGAACATTTGTAAAGATCATCTCATGTGGCGAACCATTGAAATGATCGGTGGACGCAAATCGCCACATGATTTGGAAAAGATTTGTATGTTTGCTCTTGATCATGGTCGTAATCATGTGgaagaaataaatattgaatatttcGCTAGTGATGAACTCATCAAACATATTGCTGATAGGTAATGCTattatcttctttttgttttcgTTTTCGATTTGTTATGATTTTGTTTTCCCTAAGTGTTGTTTTTCTAGGATTTGTTTTTATTCTAATCAAAACAAAGTTAGGTAggttataaaaaattgataacaaaacaaaaaggcaTATAAAATGATACAGTTGAATAATCTTTTACCAGTTTCAATTAATTgtgtaatatttatattatatatcagctattgtaaaataatattacatatctgatttctttttttaaaatcatttactAAAAATGATAGAATATACAAAATCTTGTGGGCAATTATGATTTTAAGTCGGGATGTTTGACTTCAGCTTCCATTTACTTGGCCATTGAAGTTCAGCAAATTGTGGTTCAAATTATGAATTATCATGTTAATTTTCCTGTTTTGAATCTAAAGTAgtaccaaatatatatttacattaataaaaaacattcaaaggcggaatgaaaaatattttgaaatgctcctatatcatataaataatataagtgttaatttgatgttttttgaattaggaatcaacaaaataattaattacttaattattataatcttcaaaacaaaataatgtaataatattgGCCAAGTAAAATACACAGTGTaagcaaaaaattaatatgtaatttttttatcataaaatttaaagcAGAGcaatagatattaaattatGCAATTCTTATTGGGACACTAGGTGGACTTATTCATATTTGCACTGCAATTGTATGATTTCATTTCTGATATATGTTATGAATCGTGCAAAATTTATCAACTATGTTCTTGTAATGAATAACAATTTGTAAGTGTGGTTCTTATAAGTGTGGTTCTTGTAAGTGTGGTTCTTATTTTCACTATTTCTTATTTCTTTCACACAATTTGCATGGTTTGCATATATATGCTCTGATTTTACTAAacttttgattttgtttatagCTTTTTTTAGTAGAAACAAAAGAACAATagacaaaacaaaaaatcaaatgatATGCAACTATGTACATGCATGTAACCAactaaatcattttattttatacaatgttttatttctttaatcaATTCTTTTCTATTGTCcatttttttccaaattatacAGAACTGGTAATTTGAGACGCATGAGGATCTCAAAATGCTTAGATATTTCGGATAAAGTAATGAGTGATGCTGCCAAAAAGTTTTCACTATTAGAAGAGCTTGAACTTTCATTCAACGATCTATCTAAGGATTCTCTTGAAGCTATTGGTGAAAATTGTCCACGtttgaaaatattgaaatttaacaGAACCTACAAAGGCATTAATTGTATGTCATACAAAGGTTTCAAATGTGACAAAGAAGCACTTGCTATTGCAAAAACAATGCCTAAGTTACAACATCTTCAACTTTGGGGAAACAAGCTCACAAATGAGGGTTTAGTTGCAATTCTTGATGGTTGTCCTCTTCTTGAATCTCTTGATTTGCGcttttgttataatattgttTTGCGTGGAAATTTGGAGAAAAGGTGTTATGAGAATATTAAAGATTTGAGACATCCAAATGAGTATATTGATGAaaatgacgacgacgatgattttgtttatgaattttattgtgaaTGTCGTGTTAGAGGTAGCAAAGGAATGAAGGGGAAGAAGATCACAAGGATGGATTATTATAAGTTTCATTAAATGGTGTTTATGTTTATGTGTGAGATTTTGATTTCATTAAATGGTGTTTATGTGAATGTCGTGTTTTTATGGATCATTTGAGGATTTGTGGAGAGGCTTTTGTTGGAGAATGAAAgtcttttgtttgtttgaaatgtaataaaaaaattccttTGGCTTATTGTTGTTGGATTTTTGGATTCCCCCTCTTTGTCTCTggcatcatattttaaaataaaaatagatttttttagtttacTTTCATGGTTGACTTAAAAAACATATAGATATTGTGAGATCGTGGtagttagttttttttgttaaaaccatccaaaaaaaatagatattgatGTTTAAACTTTACTTTTGATTCTGATGAATACTTGTTTTTAGTCTATGTTTAGAATTACACTCATAATGTATAAATTTTGCGGTTACTGTCATTTTGATAAATCTACCGATATCTAATATATAGTATTTTCTATGCAAAAACGTGTTgataaaattatacatttttaaacttttttgtttaattatgctattttttcataaaatatttaattatactctattctctttattttgaattagtatgtcattttcttttctcgataaaaataatataaagttttatattatataccattattaaaaatattgtatttaatttatatacaattattaaaaatattgtatttaatttatatacaattaatGAAAAACATATATATCGATTTTCAATCTTCTAGTGTACTTTTCAATTTTAAGCATTTAATTTAGAGTTAAATAAATGTTTAGTacttataaaatctaaaattttgtttttaagattagtattttttttcttagttttTACAAAACAATTGGCAAATAATTTCATTCCTTCCCAGAACAAAACGTATTCCATattttttcaacttttaaatttgtGAATGATTCTTTTTAAGaatgtttagaatattataaaaaaattgtacataaaaatttagaatttttaaacttaaaagaataaatatatgCATTTTTTAAATGCCAAAAAGTCAtgataaaaacaatgaaaatatggatttagatATTGAATTTTTTGCTATTTTTATGATCTAAATATATCTCTAAgtaatctttaaaaatatatgtttactTCACAACAAagactatttttaattttgtatgaattaaaaaattatatgtttttacatactaaaattaaaaatttgaaaatttaaaagaattaaataattagataagTTAAGGGTTGCTTTgctgtgaaaaaaaaaatcttttttcaatctttattaaaaactaagCAACTCTTTACGCAATTATCCTTCTCAGCGGCACTCTCTTTGACGTTGTgttagctacaacttttgttatgaaataattattttttaaaaaagaatcagttttaaaagtttgtgtttgtttgttaaaattttttattttaaaaaatgaacatctgaaaataatatatgcttaaaatgaaaaattatttttagttgcttctcaaaaaaatcattttatataagtgttttttttaattttcttgttttcataCTCTCTTTTTTtcacacatttataaaaataaaaatgaaagacaCAAATGCAACCTATGGATACCTTTCTTGTACTTCAACAAAATTGGCTACTCTCTAAATCCTTTTATG
It includes:
- the LOC101502672 gene encoding putative F-box/LRR-repeat protein 9 gives rise to the protein MASCSRPSKELKLDNTIGLGPNWVELPRDLTSKILHMLSAVEIVINARQVCPMWRNICKDHLMWRTIEMIGGRKSPHDLEKICMFALDHGRNHVEEINIEYFASDELIKHIADRTGNLRRMRISKCLDISDKVMSDAAKKFSLLEELELSFNDLSKDSLEAIGENCPRLKILKFNRTYKGINCMSYKGFKCDKEALAIAKTMPKLQHLQLWGNKLTNEGLVAILDGCPLLESLDLRFCYNIVLRGNLEKRCYENIKDLRHPNEYIDENDDDDDFVYEFYCECRVRGSKGMKGKKITRMDYYKFH